The Helianthus annuus cultivar XRQ/B chromosome 16, HanXRQr2.0-SUNRISE, whole genome shotgun sequence genome includes a window with the following:
- the LOC118488299 gene encoding putative F-box/FBD/LRR-repeat protein At4g13965, which produces MARRGSSKVRRRARALSKNDRITRLPDGVIHHIFSFIDTRSVVRSSLLSQSWRNTWKSHPHLNFETGPSPDQASSSNFPKFAHRFLSKRDDVTELSTIDFRSNSITLRLLRKIVIYAMLHRSRKLKIEFLGDKQTRRGGFDSSLFRSRYLEHLVLSIDFGLKISPSLTWDFPALTTLTIKRVTFMLQLPNGDASRSIDLFSRFPNLKTLALDGSPKLSSFTYNGIARFLLATKDLRSLKTVEIQSQHRQQIKDAISVNELKEPFHVSLYLSYPIHG; this is translated from the exons ATGGCTCGGAGGGGATCATCAAAGGTTAGACGTAGAGCTAGGGCATTGTCGAAAAATGATCGGATCACTCGATTGCCAGATGGTGTGATTCATCACATATTTTCGTTCATAGATACTCGATCTGTCGTTCGAAGTAGTCTTCTCTCACAAAGCTGGAGAAATACATGGAAATCCCACCCGCATTTGAACTTTGAGACTGGGCCATCTCCCGATCAGGCAAGTAGCTCTAACTTTCCCAAATTTGCACACCGATTTCTATCTAAGCGTGATGACGTTACCGAGCTTTCCACCATCGATTTCCGATCAAATTCCATCACTCTTCGGCTTCTCAGAAAGATCGTAATCTACGCTATGTTGCACAGGTCGCGAAAGTTAAAGATTGAATTCTTGGGTGATAAGCAAACACGACGTGGTGGATTCGATTCGTCTTTGTTTAGATCTCGATATCTCGAACACCTTGTTTTGAGCATCGATTTTGGGCTTAAAATAAGTCCGTCGCTGACATGGGATTTTCCGGCATTGACCACTTTGACTATTAAACGTGTTACATTCATGTTACAACTTCCTAACGGTGATGCTAGTAGGTCTATTGATTTGTTTTCCCGATTTCCGAATCTAAAAACTCTTGCGTTGGATGGTT CACCAAAGCTTTCTTCGTTCACCTATAATGGCATTGCTCGGTTTTTGTTAGCCACTAAAGATCTTCGTTCATTAAAGACT gtGGAGATTCAAAGTCAACATCGTCAACAAATTAAGGATGCCATTTCTGTAAACGAGCTAAAAGAACCATTTCATGTGTCCTTATATCTGTCTTATCCCATACATGGATAA